Proteins encoded by one window of Rhodospirillaceae bacterium:
- a CDS encoding dihydroxy-acid dehydratase, which yields MTENKKIKKPEELRSHRWFGVTDLRSFAHRARMKQIGYSREDFAGRPVIAVVNTWSDFNPCHTHLRDRAEDVKRGVLQAGGFPLELPAMSLAEPFVKPTTMLYRNFLAMETEELLRSHPVDGAVLLGGCDKTTPGLLMGAFSMDIPAIYVPAGPMLSGNWAGKPLGMGTDTWKYWDELRAGNITEQDWDEIESGIARSHGHCQVMGTASTMTAIAEAMGMTLPGASSIPAPDSNHPRMCGDSGRRIVDMVWEDQKPSDIVTRASVDNAVTVHMAMGGSTNAIIHLIAMAKRAGVDLDLNRFDEISRKTPVIANVKPSGTYLMEDFFYAGGLAAFMTELKGLLDADAITVTGKTIGENIARAKVHKPDVIQTVDNPVYAEGATAVLYGNIAPGGCVMKPAAADPRFLKHRGPALVFKDYNHMAAEIDNEDLDVTVDTVLVLQNAGPLGGPGMPEWGMLPIPKKLLKEGVRDMLRLSDARMSGTSYGACVLHVAPESFIGGPFAFVQTGDFIETDAEIRRIHLDISDEELERRRAAWVKPEPRYERGFGKMYSAHVLQADQGCDFDYLEAGVAVPEPEIH from the coding sequence ATGACGGAAAATAAGAAAATAAAAAAGCCGGAAGAGTTGCGCAGCCACCGCTGGTTTGGCGTTACTGATTTACGCTCATTTGCCCATCGGGCGCGAATGAAGCAAATCGGGTATTCTCGGGAAGACTTCGCTGGTCGCCCGGTAATTGCCGTCGTAAACACATGGAGTGACTTTAATCCCTGCCATACGCATCTGCGCGACCGGGCCGAAGATGTGAAACGGGGCGTGTTGCAGGCAGGCGGATTTCCGTTGGAATTGCCGGCGATGAGCTTGGCCGAGCCCTTCGTCAAACCGACCACCATGCTGTATCGGAATTTCTTGGCAATGGAGACGGAAGAATTGTTGCGCTCTCATCCAGTTGATGGCGCGGTATTGCTGGGCGGGTGTGATAAGACGACACCAGGGCTTTTGATGGGGGCATTCAGTATGGACATCCCGGCAATCTACGTGCCTGCGGGACCAATGCTGAGCGGAAATTGGGCGGGAAAGCCCCTCGGCATGGGCACGGACACCTGGAAATATTGGGACGAACTCCGCGCCGGTAATATTACCGAACAAGACTGGGACGAAATTGAAAGCGGCATTGCCCGGTCTCATGGCCACTGTCAGGTCATGGGCACAGCCTCAACCATGACCGCTATTGCCGAGGCCATGGGCATGACCTTGCCGGGGGCCAGTTCCATTCCGGCACCAGATTCAAACCACCCCCGTATGTGTGGCGACTCGGGTCGGCGCATTGTCGATATGGTGTGGGAAGATCAAAAGCCAAGTGACATTGTGACCCGGGCATCAGTCGATAATGCGGTGACTGTGCACATGGCGATGGGGGGGTCGACCAATGCCATCATTCATTTGATTGCCATGGCTAAGCGCGCAGGAGTTGATTTGGACCTCAACAGGTTCGATGAAATTTCGCGAAAGACCCCGGTGATCGCTAACGTCAAACCGTCCGGCACATATTTGATGGAAGACTTCTTTTATGCGGGTGGTTTGGCCGCCTTCATGACCGAATTAAAAGGACTTTTGGACGCAGACGCGATAACGGTCACGGGTAAAACCATTGGCGAAAATATCGCTCGAGCCAAGGTCCATAAGCCAGACGTCATTCAAACCGTAGACAATCCGGTTTATGCGGAAGGCGCGACGGCGGTTCTGTACGGCAATATCGCACCCGGCGGATGCGTCATGAAACCCGCCGCCGCCGACCCGAGGTTCTTAAAGCACCGCGGACCGGCGTTGGTATTTAAGGACTATAACCACATGGCGGCCGAGATCGATAATGAGGACTTGGACGTCACCGTGGATACGGTTCTAGTATTGCAGAACGCAGGGCCTCTCGGCGGACCTGGTATGCCCGAATGGGGCATGTTGCCAATCCCAAAGAAGCTTCTAAAGGAAGGCGTGCGCGACATGCTGCGGCTTTCAGACGCTAGAATGAGCGGCACCAGCTACGGCGCGTGCGTGCTTCACGTCGCACCCGAATCATTTATTGGCGGGCCGTTTGCGTTTGTTCAAACTGGTGACTTTATCGAAACAGATGCGGAAATCCGGCGCATCCACTTGGACATCAGCGACGAAGAACTCGAACGCCGCCGGGCCGCTTGGGTGAAACCTGAACCACGCTACGAACGGGGCTTTGGAAAAATGTACTCAGCGCACGTTCTGCAGGCTGACCAAGGTTGTGACTTTGATTATTTGGAAGCGGGAGTGGCGGTTCCGGAACCGGAGATTCATTAA
- a CDS encoding hydroxyacid dehydrogenase — MKKVLVLGKIVDAGLEILRAASDVEYIELPQHAPDLMEHVPDADAIIVRMTAITEDVVAAAPNLKIVARHGVGYERIDVPALTAKGIPLALVGNVNALAVAEHTLAMMLTVAKKFLPYDKATRTGNFGISDSFSATELSGKTILLAGFGRIGQEVAQRCKAFGMDVLIADPFVQAADVEAAGYRFTGDFKAALPEVDWVSIHIPKTPETENFIAAPEMAAMKEGAYLVNVSRGGMVDEAALYEALKSGHLRGAALDVFEPEPPGVDNPLFELDNFLASPHCGAFTEECAQRMSSACAHNVLAAFAGNLDPAVVVNKEVLEN; from the coding sequence TTGAAAAAAGTCCTCGTCCTCGGAAAAATTGTCGATGCCGGCCTGGAAATTCTCCGGGCCGCATCTGATGTTGAATATATCGAATTGCCGCAGCACGCGCCGGATTTGATGGAGCATGTGCCAGACGCAGACGCGATCATTGTTCGCATGACGGCGATCACAGAGGACGTGGTAGCCGCCGCCCCCAACCTGAAAATCGTCGCCCGCCATGGCGTCGGCTATGAAAGAATAGATGTGCCAGCTCTAACCGCGAAGGGCATTCCTTTAGCCCTAGTCGGCAACGTAAATGCCCTCGCCGTGGCAGAGCATACCTTGGCGATGATGCTGACCGTGGCAAAGAAATTTCTGCCCTATGATAAAGCGACCCGGACGGGAAACTTTGGCATTAGCGATTCATTCTCTGCCACTGAACTCAGCGGAAAGACGATCTTGCTCGCTGGCTTCGGGCGCATTGGACAGGAAGTGGCGCAGCGCTGTAAGGCGTTCGGCATGGATGTGTTGATCGCCGATCCGTTCGTGCAGGCGGCTGACGTGGAAGCCGCAGGGTACCGCTTCACTGGCGATTTCAAGGCGGCGTTGCCGGAAGTCGATTGGGTTTCCATCCACATCCCTAAAACGCCTGAGACGGAAAATTTCATAGCTGCGCCGGAAATGGCCGCAATGAAAGAAGGAGCCTATTTGGTCAACGTATCGAGGGGCGGTATGGTTGATGAGGCGGCTTTATATGAAGCCCTTAAAAGCGGGCATCTTCGGGGGGCTGCCCTGGATGTGTTTGAGCCTGAACCCCCAGGGGTGGACAATCCGCTTTTCGAGTTAGATAATTTTCTAGCATCACCTCATTGTGGCGCGTTTACCGAAGAATGCGCCCAACGAATGTCGAGCGCATGTGCGCACAATGTCTTGGCTGCGTTTGCGGGGAATCTTGACCCCGCGGTCGTGGTTAACAAAGAAGTCTTGGAAAACTGA
- a CDS encoding amidohydrolase family protein has protein sequence MARPTNKVTAIKGGRLIDGNGGRVVKDPVIVIKGDRIQAIGTAKDVKIPKNAEIVDARKHTLMPGMMDNHLHLCMFNCLTFKNYRVAQWEVTPELQQLYALFHGQLCLDMGFTTLRDMGFLTSRGLVTNEMCAVRDAIDVGIFRGPRLVIGAFTVGTGSHLDLINPRAAQRMGFVTADGPDELRKLARTNLLQGADVIKTCASGGGGTDKEEPGVRNHTPEELFAIADEAHMNHKKCAVHAFTPEAQRAAIDAGADTLEHIVFHTDEMIAEIAEKKIPITPTLAHRTDHAIDIRRDMGTPRFILNKMKEIQPFCYESFQKYYEAGALIAMGTDMGYEPEMGQMAFELEVYVDLGMKPMHAIQTATKNAAIGLGLEDDLGTLEKGKIADIVVVDGDPSRNIKVLQDKKKIAMVFKDGEKMVDRRPGQNLNVVQMEMGSWVKLDDQ, from the coding sequence ATGGCAAGACCGACGAATAAAGTAACAGCGATCAAGGGCGGACGGCTGATTGACGGAAACGGCGGACGTGTGGTTAAGGACCCTGTCATCGTTATCAAAGGTGACCGTATTCAGGCCATAGGCACGGCCAAGGACGTCAAAATCCCGAAGAACGCTGAAATCGTCGATGCTCGTAAGCATACCCTGATGCCGGGGATGATGGACAATCACCTGCACCTTTGCATGTTCAACTGCCTGACATTTAAGAATTACCGTGTCGCGCAGTGGGAAGTAACACCTGAACTTCAGCAGCTTTATGCATTGTTTCATGGTCAACTCTGCCTCGATATGGGTTTCACAACGTTGCGCGACATGGGTTTCCTGACCTCGCGCGGGTTGGTGACAAACGAAATGTGCGCTGTTCGGGATGCGATTGATGTCGGGATTTTCCGTGGGCCTAGGCTGGTCATCGGCGCGTTTACAGTTGGTACAGGCTCGCACTTGGATTTGATTAACCCCCGTGCCGCACAGCGTATGGGTTTCGTTACCGCTGACGGGCCAGATGAACTTCGCAAATTGGCCCGTACTAACCTGTTGCAAGGCGCAGACGTCATCAAGACCTGTGCGTCTGGTGGTGGCGGAACGGACAAAGAAGAGCCAGGTGTGCGTAATCACACGCCGGAAGAACTGTTTGCGATTGCTGACGAAGCGCACATGAACCACAAAAAATGCGCCGTTCATGCCTTTACGCCAGAAGCTCAGCGTGCCGCCATTGATGCGGGTGCGGACACTCTGGAACACATCGTGTTTCACACAGATGAAATGATTGCTGAAATTGCTGAGAAAAAAATTCCCATCACGCCGACCCTGGCGCACCGCACAGACCACGCCATCGACATCCGGCGCGACATGGGCACGCCTCGGTTCATCTTGAATAAGATGAAGGAAATTCAGCCATTCTGTTATGAATCCTTCCAGAAATATTACGAAGCCGGCGCGTTGATCGCGATGGGCACCGACATGGGGTATGAGCCGGAAATGGGCCAGATGGCGTTTGAATTGGAAGTCTATGTCGATCTCGGTATGAAACCCATGCACGCCATTCAGACAGCGACCAAGAACGCCGCGATTGGTCTCGGCCTTGAAGACGATCTTGGGACTCTTGAAAAAGGGAAGATCGCCGACATCGTCGTTGTCGATGGTGACCCGAGCCGGAACATCAAAGTTCTTCAGGACAAAAAGAAAATCGCCATGGTGTTTAAGGATGGTGAGAAAATGGTCGACCGCCGCCCCGGCCAAAATCTGAACGTTGTTCAGATGGAAATGGGCTCCTGGGTTAAACTGGATGATCAGTAG
- a CDS encoding IclR family transcriptional regulator, whose protein sequence is MKPVRSVERAISILFLVAQSDAPLGLSEISRSIGLDKATSLRLLSTLGNAKLVQQDPITRRYIPGSNISRLYSTWRSDIRNLAKPYMEILMRKTEETVCLVCPRGLERVTIEVLPSGHELAVVPTIGSAVPIYTGATGRVFMAHLQEVECARIIKQTNLHPLTSTAVSNPAVYMKELEQVRQAGYAQTTGEVTIHSCAIAAPVFNSAGEIIAAISLRGPETRITNQRGAELAPAVVQTAQRISEELGYGQSKTAAAG, encoded by the coding sequence ATGAAGCCCGTCCGTTCTGTCGAGCGCGCAATTTCCATTTTATTTTTAGTGGCACAAAGCGACGCACCGTTAGGTCTTTCCGAAATTAGCCGGTCGATTGGTTTGGACAAGGCAACATCTCTCAGACTGCTTTCCACACTCGGCAATGCCAAGCTGGTGCAGCAGGACCCGATCACACGGCGGTATATCCCGGGCTCCAATATCTCCCGGCTTTACAGCACGTGGCGGAGTGACATCCGCAATTTGGCAAAGCCCTACATGGAAATCCTTATGCGCAAGACAGAGGAAACCGTGTGCTTGGTTTGCCCCCGTGGCTTGGAACGAGTCACGATTGAGGTGCTGCCATCTGGCCATGAACTGGCCGTCGTGCCGACCATTGGCAGCGCAGTTCCCATATATACAGGTGCAACGGGCCGAGTCTTCATGGCTCATCTGCAAGAAGTGGAATGCGCACGAATTATCAAGCAAACCAATCTGCACCCCCTAACATCGACAGCGGTATCGAATCCTGCGGTTTACATGAAGGAACTGGAACAAGTTCGCCAGGCAGGTTATGCCCAAACAACAGGCGAAGTGACCATTCATTCCTGTGCAATTGCCGCCCCTGTCTTTAATAGCGCTGGTGAAATTATCGCAGCCATTTCACTACGTGGACCTGAAACCCGCATAACCAATCAACGCGGTGCAGAACTGGCCCCGGCGGTTGTTCAAACGGCGCAAAGGATTAGCGAAGAACTGGGCTACGGCCAAAGCAAAACCGCTGCAGCCGGATAA
- a CDS encoding helix-turn-helix domain-containing protein translates to MSKAFKNIMTGLEDALAYAEGDKSKAVEHKIFVPDVKEIRRKTGLSQPKFADIFHIPVGTLRNWEQGRRHPEGPAVALLKIIDADPETAVRALHG, encoded by the coding sequence ATGAGCAAAGCATTCAAAAACATCATGACCGGTCTGGAAGATGCCCTTGCCTATGCCGAAGGCGACAAATCCAAAGCGGTCGAACATAAAATTTTCGTTCCCGACGTTAAAGAAATCCGCCGGAAAACAGGACTATCCCAACCAAAATTCGCTGACATCTTCCACATCCCTGTCGGCACCCTCAGAAACTGGGAACAGGGCCGTCGGCACCCAGAAGGCCCGGCTGTGGCGCTTTTAAAAATTATTGATGCGGACCCGGAAACTGCGGTTCGGGCGTTGCATGGTTAG
- a CDS encoding phytanoyl-CoA dioxygenase family protein — MSSLSEEQINSYRSNGYSYPCDALSPEEVAAYRQGLAEMEDHLGGPLMSLEGKYRHNMHLLCGWMDELVRHPAILDTVESLLGPDLALYTSRFFIKEANSEGFAAWHQDSAYFGLRPHDHVTAWVALSDVSMESGPMEFAKGSHIRGQLNQKSKMVEGSVNTAGQVIVEWFDQTQTELGVLKPGQFSLHHTCCVHQSGANRSDEPRIGIALSYIPTRTRNIGSVRMPVSLVRGEDTYGNFDLQTRPKTDFGAAETQCHDSSSELYLKNFYEQLELHESQLPVA, encoded by the coding sequence ATGTCAAGCTTGAGCGAAGAACAAATTAACAGCTATCGATCGAACGGATATTCATATCCCTGTGACGCCTTGAGTCCTGAGGAAGTTGCTGCATATCGCCAAGGATTGGCGGAGATGGAAGATCACCTTGGTGGTCCGCTTATGAGCTTGGAGGGAAAATACCGCCACAACATGCACCTATTGTGCGGATGGATGGATGAACTCGTGCGGCATCCGGCAATCTTGGATACGGTTGAAAGCTTGTTGGGCCCGGATCTTGCTCTCTATACCAGTCGGTTCTTCATTAAAGAGGCAAATTCAGAAGGGTTTGCGGCATGGCATCAAGACTCAGCCTATTTCGGACTTCGGCCCCATGATCATGTTACCGCATGGGTCGCACTATCCGATGTGAGCATGGAAAGTGGGCCAATGGAATTCGCTAAGGGCAGTCATATTCGCGGCCAGTTGAATCAGAAAAGCAAAATGGTCGAAGGCAGCGTCAACACCGCAGGCCAAGTTATCGTTGAATGGTTCGATCAGACCCAAACCGAACTTGGTGTTCTAAAGCCCGGACAGTTTTCTTTGCATCATACCTGCTGCGTTCATCAATCGGGTGCGAACCGATCTGATGAACCGCGCATTGGCATTGCCTTGAGCTATATTCCGACCCGAACCCGGAATATTGGTTCGGTTCGCATGCCCGTGTCCTTGGTACGTGGGGAAGACACGTATGGGAATTTTGACCTCCAAACGCGGCCTAAAACAGATTTTGGTGCGGCTGAAACCCAGTGCCACGATTCATCATCTGAGCTTTATCTAAAGAATTTCTATGAACAGCTGGAATTACACGAGTCACAATTGCCAGTTGCTTAA
- a CDS encoding NAD(P)-dependent oxidoreductase, which translates to MSTSPMTKRVGIVGMGLMGQAFIANLQRAQFSVQGYDPDSDRMDQLRDQGGEAVATPADVAKGVDCVIASLPTADIAREALLGAGGIAEGAAEGLYVCDTTTARPEISEQTFKDLADKGIRYLDSAISGTSAMAHERDTIVIAGGREEDFEACKPVFEAIARAAYYMGPAGSGSRTKLVINLVLSGNRLALAEGLVMGEKAGLETTNLLEVLKDGASYSKTMNDKGPKVLSGNYTADSFVRSSLKDARLMLEMGQKVGAPTLMIGTWAQLLQAACEKGLSEKDTMVFFEVLRSMAGLEDRDI; encoded by the coding sequence ATGTCAACATCCCCCATGACAAAACGCGTCGGCATCGTTGGTATGGGCCTGATGGGACAGGCGTTTATTGCTAATTTGCAGAGGGCGCAATTTAGCGTGCAGGGGTATGACCCTGATTCTGACCGCATGGACCAATTGCGTGACCAGGGAGGCGAGGCGGTTGCGACGCCTGCTGATGTGGCCAAGGGCGTTGACTGTGTGATCGCCTCGCTGCCGACGGCCGACATTGCCCGTGAGGCGTTGCTTGGGGCTGGCGGCATTGCCGAAGGGGCAGCGGAGGGGCTTTATGTTTGTGACACGACGACGGCCCGTCCTGAAATATCCGAACAGACATTCAAAGACCTCGCCGACAAAGGCATCCGATATCTTGATTCAGCGATCAGCGGCACCAGTGCCATGGCACATGAGCGGGATACCATTGTTATTGCTGGCGGGCGGGAGGAAGATTTTGAAGCCTGCAAGCCGGTGTTCGAGGCGATTGCCCGCGCCGCCTATTATATGGGGCCTGCGGGGTCGGGGTCCCGCACCAAGCTGGTGATCAATCTTGTGCTGTCGGGAAATAGGTTGGCGCTTGCCGAAGGGTTGGTGATGGGGGAGAAGGCCGGGCTCGAAACCACCAACCTGCTGGAAGTCCTCAAAGACGGCGCGAGTTATTCCAAGACCATGAACGACAAGGGGCCGAAGGTGTTGTCGGGAAATTATACGGCAGATTCGTTTGTTCGCAGCTCGCTCAAGGATGCTCGCCTGATGCTGGAAATGGGGCAAAAGGTGGGAGCACCCACATTGATGATCGGCACCTGGGCGCAGCTGTTACAGGCAGCTTGCGAAAAAGGATTATCGGAAAAAGACACGATGGTCTTCTTCGAGGTCCTGCGCTCCATGGCGGGGCTTGAGGACCGCGATATTTAA
- the xsc gene encoding sulfoacetaldehyde acetyltransferase — translation MTKMTTEEAFVKVLQMHGIEHAFGIIGSAMMPVSDLFPKAGINFWDCAHECNAGMMADGYTRSTGEMSMMIAQNGPGITNFVTPVKTAYWNHTPLLLVTPQAANKTMGQGGFQEVPQMEIFQEMVCYQEEVRDPSRMAEVLNRVIEQAWRGSAPAQINVPRDFWTQVIDIELPPIVRLERPSGGAQAIADAAKLLSEAKFPVILNGSGVVLSGGIEASKVLAERLTAPVCCGYQHPDAFPGSHPLFMGPLGYNGSKAAMEMISKADVVLALGTRLNPFSTLPGYGIDYWPKDATIIQVDMNSDRIGLTKKVTVPIQGDAKLVAEQITALLSDGAGDAGRSERQDLVATTKSRWLQTLASMDHEDDDPGTTWNERARNKHADRMSPRMAWRAVQAGLPRDAIISSDIGNNCALGNAYPTFDEGRKYLSPGLFGPCGYGFPAIIGAKIGCPDIPVVGFAGDGAFGISMNEMTACGRDPWPPITMVIFRNYQWGAEKRNTTLWYADNFVGTELDLDVEYAKIAEACGSKGVQVTTMQDLTDALQTACKEQMTGTTTFIEVILNQELGEPFRRDAMTTPVEVAGISRDDMKPQRPV, via the coding sequence ATGACGAAGATGACCACGGAAGAAGCGTTTGTGAAGGTTTTGCAGATGCATGGGATCGAACATGCGTTTGGTATTATTGGATCTGCGATGATGCCGGTTTCAGACCTTTTCCCCAAGGCAGGGATTAATTTCTGGGACTGTGCCCACGAATGCAATGCCGGCATGATGGCGGATGGCTATACCCGCTCTACTGGCGAGATGTCCATGATGATTGCCCAGAACGGCCCCGGCATTACCAACTTCGTGACGCCCGTGAAGACCGCCTATTGGAACCATACGCCTTTGTTGTTGGTAACACCCCAGGCGGCCAATAAAACCATGGGCCAAGGTGGCTTCCAAGAAGTCCCGCAAATGGAAATCTTCCAGGAGATGGTGTGTTACCAAGAAGAAGTCCGCGATCCGTCTCGCATGGCAGAGGTCCTTAACCGGGTGATCGAACAGGCGTGGCGTGGCTCTGCCCCGGCGCAGATCAACGTACCGCGTGATTTCTGGACCCAGGTTATTGATATTGAACTGCCGCCCATCGTGCGTCTCGAACGGCCTTCTGGGGGGGCGCAGGCTATTGCGGATGCGGCCAAGCTTCTCTCTGAAGCTAAGTTCCCGGTTATTCTAAATGGCTCAGGTGTTGTGCTTTCGGGCGGCATTGAGGCTTCAAAGGTGTTGGCCGAACGGCTGACGGCCCCTGTGTGCTGTGGCTATCAACACCCTGACGCTTTTCCGGGTTCGCACCCGTTGTTCATGGGCCCGCTCGGGTATAACGGATCAAAGGCGGCGATGGAGATGATTTCTAAGGCCGATGTCGTGCTGGCGTTGGGCACGCGGCTTAATCCTTTCTCTACCCTGCCGGGGTATGGCATCGACTATTGGCCCAAGGATGCGACGATCATTCAAGTGGACATGAATTCAGACCGGATCGGCCTGACAAAAAAAGTCACGGTACCGATTCAAGGCGACGCTAAGTTAGTTGCTGAGCAAATTACCGCACTGCTTTCTGATGGTGCGGGCGATGCCGGGCGCTCCGAACGCCAGGACCTGGTCGCCACGACGAAATCTAGATGGTTGCAGACTTTGGCCTCCATGGATCACGAAGACGACGATCCGGGCACGACCTGGAACGAACGCGCACGCAACAAGCATGCTGACCGGATGAGCCCGCGTATGGCATGGCGCGCCGTCCAAGCGGGCCTGCCGCGCGATGCAATCATCTCGTCTGACATTGGTAACAACTGTGCGCTTGGGAATGCCTATCCGACATTTGATGAGGGACGGAAATATTTGTCTCCCGGGTTGTTTGGCCCGTGCGGTTATGGCTTCCCGGCGATCATTGGCGCAAAAATCGGCTGCCCTGATATACCTGTCGTTGGCTTTGCCGGTGACGGGGCGTTCGGTATTTCCATGAATGAAATGACGGCGTGCGGTCGTGACCCATGGCCGCCGATTACCATGGTCATCTTCCGCAACTATCAATGGGGTGCTGAAAAGCGGAATACGACCCTGTGGTACGCGGATAACTTTGTCGGAACGGAATTAGACCTAGATGTCGAATACGCAAAAATCGCCGAAGCCTGTGGCTCAAAAGGTGTTCAGGTCACGACCATGCAGGACCTGACCGATGCGCTCCAGACCGCGTGTAAGGAACAAATGACGGGAACGACAACCTTCATTGAAGTCATCTTGAACCAAGAACTGGGCGAGCCCTTCCGCCGCGATGCGATGACGACCCCTGTGGAAGTCGCCGGGATCAGTCGTGACGACATGAAGCCGCAACGACCGGTTTGA
- a CDS encoding hydrolase codes for MLIKAQNSCLIVIDIQERLVPAMQAPARVIKNAGILMKAAARLDVPVLMTEQYPKGLGSIVPELQDIVPGAPVLEKTHFSCMNEPTFAAKFKDLDRKQAIIVGMEAHICVMQTGVDLMEQGYEIFVVTDATSSRSPESEKACLDRLSAHGAGIVTTEMVVFEWLEKAGTDAFKELLGMVK; via the coding sequence ATGCTGATCAAGGCACAAAATTCCTGCCTGATCGTCATCGACATCCAAGAACGCCTCGTCCCCGCCATGCAGGCTCCGGCTCGGGTGATCAAAAACGCGGGTATCTTGATGAAGGCAGCCGCTCGCCTGGACGTGCCGGTCCTTATGACCGAACAATACCCCAAGGGCCTGGGCTCTATCGTGCCCGAACTCCAAGACATTGTGCCTGGTGCCCCTGTTCTCGAGAAAACACATTTCTCCTGCATGAACGAACCCACCTTCGCGGCCAAGTTCAAAGACCTGGACCGCAAGCAAGCCATCATCGTCGGCATGGAAGCCCATATCTGCGTCATGCAAACCGGCGTCGACCTGATGGAACAAGGCTACGAAATCTTCGTCGTCACCGACGCCACGTCGTCGCGCTCCCCCGAAAGCGAGAAGGCTTGTCTAGATCGCTTGAGTGCCCACGGGGCCGGAATTGTGACGACGGAAATGGTTGTGTTTGAGTGGCTGGAAAAAGCCGGGACAGACGCGTTTAAGGAGTTGTTGGGGATGGTGAAGTAG
- a CDS encoding type II toxin-antitoxin system RelE/ParE family toxin, which produces MEKLVTVVEIPNFSSRAKGLLSPALREEIAVLVAEDPTYGDLMVGTGGCRKGRFALEGRGKSGSVRFVYLYCGDGKPIFLVALFAKNEKSNLTKSERNNLAKVAKAICKTYGARK; this is translated from the coding sequence ATGGAGAAGCTGGTAACTGTTGTTGAAATACCGAACTTTTCATCCCGCGCCAAGGGGTTGCTGTCCCCAGCCCTGCGCGAAGAAATTGCGGTCCTTGTTGCAGAAGACCCGACTTACGGTGATCTCATGGTCGGTACAGGTGGATGTCGCAAGGGTCGGTTTGCTTTGGAAGGACGCGGAAAAAGCGGCAGTGTGCGGTTTGTCTATCTGTATTGCGGTGACGGTAAACCAATATTTTTGGTGGCCTTGTTTGCGAAAAATGAGAAGAGCAACCTAACGAAAAGCGAACGCAACAATCTGGCAAAGGTCGCCAAAGCCATCTGCAAAACGTATGGAGCACGAAAATGA
- a CDS encoding GTP-binding protein: MSNKPENQERLPVTLVTGFLGSGKTTLLNFLLKQPELSDTAVIINEFGDVGLDHLLVETADENMALLASGCICCTIQGDLAGTLQDLLNKRGKNGMPPFRKVVIETTGLADPVPILKTLLTHHIISNHFVLDGVVTVVDAVNGGDQLDTHLESVKQAATADRIVLAKEDLAEPAKLADLKSRLTEINPGADQLTANNGVLNPNDLFGIGLESRGARGDDVEDWLRLDAFKDHHHHNHNHGSEDSVHTFAVYIDKPIHPMGLKLWVDAISTFLGPGLLRVKGILNVKSEPIVVHAVQQVFHEPQALTAWPDGDHRSKIVFITLGLDETEIRGSLNAFRYDPVVDKQPGEAIHPENYAQFMNAMSHFKI, from the coding sequence GTGTCCAACAAACCTGAGAACCAGGAACGTTTGCCCGTCACGTTGGTGACAGGCTTTCTTGGCAGCGGAAAAACAACGCTGCTAAATTTCCTGCTCAAACAACCCGAACTTTCTGACACTGCCGTCATCATCAATGAATTTGGCGACGTCGGTCTGGATCATCTGTTGGTTGAAACAGCCGATGAGAATATGGCGCTGCTGGCCAGCGGCTGTATCTGCTGCACCATTCAGGGCGACTTGGCGGGCACCCTTCAAGACCTTCTGAACAAGCGCGGCAAAAACGGCATGCCGCCGTTCCGCAAAGTCGTGATTGAAACCACAGGGCTCGCCGATCCGGTACCGATTCTCAAAACCCTTTTGACCCACCATATTATCTCGAACCACTTTGTCTTGGATGGGGTGGTGACGGTAGTTGATGCCGTCAATGGGGGCGATCAATTGGACACCCACTTGGAATCGGTCAAGCAAGCAGCAACCGCTGATCGCATTGTATTGGCGAAGGAAGACTTGGCGGAGCCAGCGAAACTGGCCGACCTTAAATCTCGATTGACGGAGATAAATCCGGGTGCAGATCAACTCACCGCGAATAACGGCGTTCTCAACCCCAATGACCTATTCGGCATCGGATTAGAATCCAGGGGCGCACGCGGCGATGATGTTGAAGACTGGCTGCGCCTAGATGCCTTTAAAGACCATCACCATCATAATCATAATCATGGCAGCGAAGACAGCGTCCACACCTTTGCCGTCTATATCGACAAACCGATCCACCCGATGGGTCTAAAACTTTGGGTGGATGCGATTTCGACATTTCTTGGGCCCGGATTGCTGCGCGTAAAAGGCATCCTCAACGTTAAGAGCGAACCCATCGTCGTCCACGCCGTCCAACAGGTTTTCCACGAACCCCAAGCCCTAACCGCTTGGCCCGACGGCGATCACCGATCCAAAATTGTCTTCATCACCCTAGGTTTGGATGAAACTGAAATTCGCGGATCCCTCAACGCCTTTCGCTACGACCCCGTCGTCGACAAACAACCAGGTGAAGCCATCCACCCCGAAAATTACGCCCAGTTCATGAACGCAATGTCGCACTTTAAGATTTGA